Proteins from one Thermosipho japonicus genomic window:
- a CDS encoding tRNA-dihydrouridine synthase has translation MIGKIGLAPMAGVTNWSFRKLCFEFGAEFAYTEMISAESVIRNLKINEYYFPKPAEKDKVAIQIFGSDPFVMAKAASMLENMGAWIDINAGCPVKKVVKKGAGSALLKDLNRLKDIIEQVKSAVSCKVSVKVRVGFEKDEFEKIYDTVVDAGADMIAVHGRTAKQMYSGKATWNIKNKGYIPLYINGDIHSLSDARRAMEISKADGVLIARASIGKPWIFNDKTPSLSEIKKIILYHIDLLYSEIGERAAQEFRKFVAGYTKNLPNSRQFRAKVMKINDVETLKKAFEEYLTSISF, from the coding sequence GTGATAGGTAAAATTGGCCTTGCTCCAATGGCCGGAGTAACTAACTGGAGCTTTAGAAAGCTTTGCTTTGAGTTTGGAGCAGAGTTTGCATACACAGAAATGATAAGTGCTGAAAGTGTAATTAGAAATTTAAAAATAAACGAGTATTATTTTCCAAAACCTGCGGAGAAAGATAAAGTAGCAATCCAAATTTTTGGATCTGACCCATTTGTAATGGCAAAAGCTGCTTCAATGCTTGAAAATATGGGAGCATGGATAGATATAAATGCAGGGTGCCCTGTAAAAAAAGTTGTAAAAAAAGGTGCTGGTAGTGCCCTATTAAAAGATCTAAATAGGTTAAAAGATATTATTGAGCAAGTAAAATCAGCCGTTAGTTGTAAAGTTTCAGTTAAGGTAAGAGTAGGATTTGAAAAAGATGAGTTTGAAAAAATATATGACACAGTTGTTGATGCTGGAGCCGATATGATCGCAGTGCATGGTCGAACGGCAAAACAAATGTACTCTGGGAAAGCTACGTGGAATATAAAAAACAAAGGTTACATTCCACTTTATATTAACGGAGATATACATTCACTTTCTGATGCAAGACGTGCTATGGAAATTTCAAAAGCTGATGGAGTATTGATAGCAAGAGCAAGTATTGGAAAACCATGGATATTTAATGATAAAACCCCTTCATTGTCTGAAATTAAAAAGATCATTTTGTATCATATAGATCTTCTTTACAGTGAAATAGGAGAGAGAGCCGCCCAGGAGTTTAGAAAATTTGTAGCAGGGTATACAAAAAATTTACCAAATTCAAGACAATTTAGAGCAAAAGTCATGAAAATAAATGACGTGGAGACTTTAAAGAAAGCTTTCGAAGAATATCTTACATCTATTTCATTTTAG
- the nadD gene encoding nicotinate (nicotinamide) nucleotide adenylyltransferase, translating into MGIQFGLPKELLNTKNSLVIFGGSFNPPHNGHIIIAQLVREMFKYADMHVVTSSTPPHKHVDVDFKTRFYLTKKAFEKVKGVEISDIENKLGGISYAINTIEYYEKYYESIFFLVGEDALFSIEKWYRYEDILKKVKMLVYPRYKDKTLYERANNVLKELSSSIHILDLPLIQISSTIVRERVKSKQSIYGFVPESIIELVEEVYGDR; encoded by the coding sequence ATGGGGATACAGTTTGGGTTGCCCAAAGAGCTTTTGAATACAAAGAATAGTCTTGTAATATTTGGAGGATCATTTAATCCTCCTCACAATGGGCATATAATAATTGCACAATTAGTAAGAGAAATGTTTAAATATGCAGATATGCATGTTGTAACAAGTTCAACCCCACCTCACAAGCATGTTGATGTTGACTTTAAAACAAGATTTTATTTAACAAAGAAAGCATTTGAAAAGGTAAAAGGTGTTGAAATAAGTGATATTGAAAATAAGCTTGGTGGAATAAGTTATGCAATTAACACTATAGAATATTACGAAAAATATTACGAAAGCATCTTCTTTTTAGTCGGAGAAGATGCTCTTTTTTCTATTGAAAAATGGTATAGATATGAAGACATTTTAAAAAAAGTAAAGATGCTTGTATATCCAAGATACAAAGACAAAACTTTATATGAACGAGCAAATAATGTGTTAAAAGAACTTTCAAGTTCTATACATATACTAGATCTTCCTCTTATTCAAATTTCATCAACAATTGTAAGGGAAAGGGTTAAAAGTAAACAAAGTATATACGGTTTTGTCCCAGAAAGCATTATTGAATTAGTCGAGGAGGTATACGGTGATAGGTAA